The following DNA comes from Bacteroidota bacterium.
GAGGTTGCTGCTGATAAAAACAAGTTTATAGAGATGTTTCATATTTTCTATAACAACAATGATTCGTTAACAGCAAGAGGATTAAATCAAAGGTGTGCCGACAGGTATGTAATTCAAAATCCCCCAGCTCACCAATTTACACCAGGTGAGCTCGATAAAATTTATGACCTCGATTACGAGCGGGAAGTTCATCCGTTTTACAGGAAAGAGGGAAAAGTAAAGGCGCTGGAAACAATTCGCTTTTCGATAACAACACATAGAGGGTGTTTTGGCGAATGTAATTTTTGTTCGATAGGTGTTCATCAGGGAGAAAATATTGTATCAAGAAGCGAAGCATCCATTTTGCGGGAAGCAAAGATTTTAACAGAACTGCCCGGCTTCAAAGGATACATTCACGATGTCGGAGGACCGACGGCAAATATGTATGGAATGAACTGTAAAGTTAAGAAGCATACAGGTTTGTGTGTCAATAAAAATTGTGCATTCCCGCATACCTGCAACGAATTGAATGTTAGCCACGAACTGCAAATTAAATTGCTCAGGAAAATCAGAAAACTTGATGGCGTTCAAAAAGCTTTTGTAGCTTCAGGTTTGCGCTACGATTTGATAATCGAAGATAAAAAATTTGGAAATGAATACATTCAGGAATTAGCGGCTAATCACGTATCGGGACAGATTAAAGTAGCTCCCGAACACACCGAAAAAAATATTTTGAAGTTAATGCGAAAACCTGATACGAAATATTTGGAAGAATTTAAAAAACGGTTTGATAAAGCAAGCAAACAAATCGGGAAGAAACAGTTTTTAACATATTACCTGATAGCCGCACATCCGGGTTGCAGCGAAAACGATATGAAGAAATTAAAAAAATATGCAACCGAGGAACTTCATACAAATCCTGAACAGGTTCAGATATTTACGCCACTTCCTTCAACATATTCGGCATTAATGTATTACACTGGGATTGATCCGTTTACAGGTAATCCATTATTTGTTGAAAAGGATATCGGTAAGAAGGAGAGACAGAAGAGAGCGGTGGTCAATTAGTAGGTAGCCCGCCCGAACGACCGATAAAACGGCATAACCTGTTCGGTCGGGCGGGTAAGTAGTTAAGAGTGTGCTAACAGATTTTCCTCTATATCATCATAAATCTTATCAATTTGATTTTGGATTTCGATGGTGTAATTTAGTGCCCGGATAATTTTGCAGCTACCTAAGCATGATTAAGCGTAATTCAAATGACTAAATGTGTGCGAATGATACAAAAATTTGTCATTTTTTGAGCAAAAACCATAGATTTTTAGCAAATGCACTAGTAAATACAAAAAAAATATATTTACAAATTTATTTGTTGACTTTATAAAGAATTTGACTTAAATTAAAAGCAAGATTTGACTAACAAATATGTTAAACTCATAAAGCGTGGTGTTTAATGTTTATAAAGGCGAATTATTTAATTCTAAAATTTTTGCTTTTACCGTTTGTATTATTATTGCATCCACAAATCGTGTTGGGAGAGAACAATTTTCCTTCCAGTGAAATGCAACAACATTTCTTTGTTGAGTCAACATACCAAGATACTACAACATTCACCGATATTGATGCCAAGCTTATTGGCGGATTTTTCAGTTCGGTTGTTTGGGGTGATTATGATAATGATGGCGACCTCGATCTTCTTGTAAATGGATCAACCGATACAGATAGTATGTATGCAAAGATTTATCGCAACGATGCGGGAGTGTTTGTCGATATCAATGCACCTCTTGTTGGAGTTCAGTCGGCACACGCTGAATCATGGGTTGATTTTGATAATGATGACGACCTCGATCTGATTATCCAAGGTGCAACAGGTCCAAACAACTATCAACCGATAACAAAGATTTATCGTAATGATGATGGAAACTTTGTTGATATAAACGCTGGACTTCCCGGAGTTGTTTATGGTTCAACGTCGTGGGGCGATTATGACAACGATGGCGATTTAGATTTATTGCTGACGGGTTCTCCAAACGGCGGAGGCTCATTTATCTCGCGTGTTTATAAAAATAATAATGGTTCGTTTGTAAATATTTATGCCGGGCTTCCGGGTGTTTGGGGAAGTTCTTCGGCGTGGGTTGACTACGATGGTGATGGTAATTTAGATATTTCAGTGAGCGGATATGGGGATTGGGGTGTAACGAATGTGTTATTCCGAAACAATAATGGTG
Coding sequences within:
- a CDS encoding YgiQ family radical SAM protein gives rise to the protein MFIPTTKEEIKKLGWKELDVILVSGDTYIDSSYNGAAIIGKLLMKYGYKVGMIAQPDLKSNIDITRLGEPKLFWGVTSGCVDSMVANFTASKKRRRNDDFTPGGLNTKRPDRAVIVYSNLIRQHFKKTKPIVLGGVEASLRRIAHYDYWDDKIRKPILLDAKADYLVYGMGEKPVLDLAENLSKNENPLEIRGLCYISKEPNDKFLSLPSYEEVAADKNKFIEMFHIFYNNNDSLTARGLNQRCADRYVIQNPPAHQFTPGELDKIYDLDYEREVHPFYRKEGKVKALETIRFSITTHRGCFGECNFCSIGVHQGENIVSRSEASILREAKILTELPGFKGYIHDVGGPTANMYGMNCKVKKHTGLCVNKNCAFPHTCNELNVSHELQIKLLRKIRKLDGVQKAFVASGLRYDLIIEDKKFGNEYIQELAANHVSGQIKVAPEHTEKNILKLMRKPDTKYLEEFKKRFDKASKQIGKKQFLTYYLIAAHPGCSENDMKKLKKYATEELHTNPEQVQIFTPLPSTYSALMYYTGIDPFTGNPLFVEKDIGKKERQKRAVVN